The Populus nigra chromosome 4, ddPopNigr1.1, whole genome shotgun sequence genome contains the following window.
CCCTCAGTCTTGACTTTATCTAGAAGAAACCAATGCTTTTACCAGGAAGTTTAATGATTAGAGAGTTGTGTCAAAGAATGCAAAGATTGTTAAAAACtccatcatcaataaaaaaaatttggctgCAATCTATTCCCATTATCATGCTCAATTCACACCAATTTGTTCTTTGTTAGATTCACTTTGTCTCTCGTTGGAAGTGGTGATCTGATCCCAAGAACCTTATCACTAAAAGAGATTTTTTCATGCAACGTTGAGATAGATGTCCCCATCCTATTAACAATGTTATAGGGTTTCGTGGGTATTGAATCAATCCCCGGTGTTGCTACAGAGAACTCCACGTTCATAGAGAGAACCTAGATTTGTTcccttcaaaaaaatttattagatgCTTCTTGTGTGGTTTGCAGCTTgagattttaattataaaattaatctgaACTTAGTGTCAAGTATAATCATTAGGATCTTGgcttttttcttaatctttttatCAAGTTCTATTTAGTATGTGTTTAATATTGTGGtctaatttacttttcaaaatattttttaaattgtttttgtttaaaaaatattaaattaatatattttaagtgtttttttatgattttaatattctaataaatttccaataaaaaattacttgtaaTAAATATGTTAAACAGCGTTAACAAACATACAAAGCTTTTtaaagttttccttttctttttcttttttttttaaagcaaaagaaaGGGAATGGTGTGCAGTGACCAAAATGAAGGAAGAATATTGCCCTCGAAGAAAAAGGCAATTAATGAACGAAAACTCccttctcattttatttttcacgaTGTGGACTACCATCACTTTGTAATTCTgacagacttttttttttttcccctctctaTTTCGTATCATAATAGAATTGCCTTTTTTCTATACAAAATgccaaaaatatatagatgaaaaaaataaaataaaagaataataaaactaTTCTAAGAGATCAAACCAAATTACTATCTACATATTTCAACTCAATAATCATAACAATACGAATGAGAAGTCTAAACTGAAAACCCTTCAGGAGGAGGAAAACACCGAGTTAGTTGAGCTATTACCACCGTGAAAGCAAATATCCGGTAAGAAATTGACAAACAGGGAAGAACGTACTCCCATTAACTTTGCCAAACTTATCCCAAACAATAATCGTAACCTTAATCTCTAGCCAAAAACCAATCTTCCATTCTCTCTGTCTCGGCAAGCACCAATTCAATTCTCGAACAAGAGAAGAACACGCTGCATTGTTCCAcgaaaataaatgattttttccttttttctctccGGGGATACCTCTAAAGCAGAGAGCATGTGACTTATCAGTAGTTTCCTGTGCTCTTACAAAATTATAAGTGATTAGATATCGTCTTCTTCACTTCACCATTAACAGAAATCGCATCATGTTTATATAAAACTTACATTAAATCACTTGGTTATTGCTGCACCGGCTCATGCTTTGCGAGTTTCCATGAATTGATAAATCTCCCTTCTTCGTCTCGTTGACTTGGGAAAAGCGATAATCTTCCAACGTGAAATGCAGGAAAAGAATCTCAGTTTCTCTGGCTGATACTCTGTCAAGACTTAAGAATTATTCGAGCAAAAAAATTTACATAGCCTGTTAACTTTGATTCTCCGATGGCCAGTCTCTGGTTATACTACTTGTTCCTGTATTTTATTTCCTAAATCTTCATTACTTCCAATAAATGATAGGTGAGATctcatctaaaaacttaaattattaggttgagatgattatttgatataatattagaattttaatgaCCAAACAATcacaagtttgaattttatcatctctgtttattaaaattaaacacaagttaatatgaatatatataagtttaagTTAAAAGATTTTCACTTGAAGGGATATATTagagaattataaaaattatattttgaaactcatttaaaaacttaagttattgtgttgagataattttttaatatgatatcaaaattttaataatcaagcagttacgagtttgaattttacaagtttcaagttaaaaggctttcacttgagggaaTATGttagataattatataaatcatgtcttaaaatctcatctaaaaatttaagttattatattGATATAGTTATTGGACAACAAACAactaagatttaattttaaataatctgttattgttttagataattaattaaaattcgtaaatcatatcaataattaatttcttgaaaacgTGCAGAAACGCATACAGAAAGAATTGGCATCATAATTCAAAGTGAAGATTATACAGAAAGATTATACTTCGAAAGACAGGAAGGATGATCAACTACTACTCCAGCGTCTTCATATAATATGTCGAAATAAAATCATTGTTCCACGTATTTTTGTACATGACATGTGAGCCAACGAACTAGCTGTTATAAGTTTCTTAATTCTTACTCTCTTGATTCTAACATTAAATTATTCCCAATACTTGCTgttcataatttccaaaaattTGATGACCTCATCCCTCCTAATCAGGTCAATATCCAACACTCAATGACATCATAGCCAACGACCGAATTTTTAAGCTAtcagatagttttttttttcccgttctCTTTTTGACGTATGAAGCAGTTTATTGGATTAgtgttgattgtttttttaaatattgttatttataattatattaaaataaaaatttttagtttttaaaatttattttttacatcaatacattaaaaataatttaaaattatataaaaatattaaaataaaaaaatattctcaaaaacattttttaaacacaGAAATAAGCATGCTCATTGTGCATAGTATTCGCCATCTATATTTCAACCAACATGATTTCATTTCATTCACGACGTGCACCTTTGACAACATGTTGTGCTGGAATTGTGCATGGATGCCGGATGGTGATTAATCCAGGCATAACAGCCTCGAGCCCAGCTCATCAAACCTAGATCTAGGTATGGGCTTAGCATTGGGCTACCAAATGTCTCACCCCCTGCACACATATTATGAGGCGGGCCCATGAGCCATGTTGCGCACGTTTTACAGGCCACACATCTTGTTCATTTGtcatgctaatattaaaaaaaaaaaacttaaagaaaaaaaattaaaaaatgagagaaatttacttcataaaacattatttgttgtaatatttttttaatatatattttttaattttaattttaattttatcatttactaTTACTTTTATCTgagattgaactttataattgtttttgatttactttttatcaGATTATCTCATCTTCATAACTCAAACCACGGGTTTAACGAGTTAATTttattgactcgagtttttttttaattgatttttttttaatttcatcttttaatattaaattgattgagaattaaacttcgtTATTTGTTTCGGTTAgatttctatgaagttattccCGTCTCATAACTCTCAATTATGGGTCTGGTGAATTAACCTAAATTGACTcgactaattttttatattcattttttaaccaatttttttttaattttatctttcaacactgagttgattagaaattgagtttcatattttattttaatttttttctattgagttatttCTGTCTCATGATCTAGGTCACAGGTTTGGGAGGTTGATCCGGATTATGGATTTGGCAGGTTAACCTAAGTTGTagcgggttatttttttaattgattttttttcaatttcattatttatcattgagtttattgaaaattaagcttcataatttgtctTGACTTGCTTTTCATGAGGTTATCATGGTCTTGTAACCTAGTACGCggattgaaaaattaacctaaattgatatatgctattattttattttttaaaattatttttatttaattttattatttatggatGTATCAGTTCCAGCTAAACCCGTCATGTGTCACGtgataaaaatcttaaaagaatTCTCATTCTAGGCATTGAACTGGGACCGCTTGAACCGGTCCATTATGATTTTCATTTCCGTTCGAAGGCATTGATGGCGCCAGGCTGGCTATTACACTTCAAAATCGTAATATGGGTTATAATGGTCCCCACTTCCATCTACCCGCACATTGCTGTCCcaagaattattaaaataataataattaaaaatgtatgTGCTAGAACCTATGGGTATAAGACCATCTCCaagtaaattgataaaataatattttaaatagtataaatataatttttttttattatgcatgtttcaaagaaaaaaaatacatttgaaaaaccaattttattaaagtgaaataaataaatattttatttttttaatgattttgatgttaatttttttctacatgACTAGATTTAATTGGCTTATTCTTTTGTTGGCTTCACTTTATTAGTTTTGACTCTTTTGAGAGATATGTAGgaataatatttatgaaaaagaaaagatattttagcattttatttgattttttttaaaataaaagcaaaaaaaactaaaatattaattttttatttttagctatcCATTTAGCTTCTTCGTTTGAGATGCTCTCTAGTTATCAAAAGATTCAAAACCAGACGAAACCAGTTGATTCCATCTGTCATAGTTGTAAGCAGAtaaacctttatttttaaaaataaaataataatattttaataaaaaatacataaaaagtcAAATGATTTAAAATCGAGTTTTCATCGACTCAAGAGAATTAAATCAACATgtcaacttaaatttttaactggttgagtttttttctacttctattttttttttacttgaaccagtttaaattattttagttcgGTCAAGTCTCAAGTCAACTTAAAGTTTTACAATTATGGATTCAATCAATTAACCACACATTAGACTGGACCAATTCAATAGACTGGATCAATTCAAGAGAATGGATCATTAGTGTAATTGATATGGTAATAACTAGTTAGAACTAGAATGAACTTGGCTAGGAACTGGTTTGAACAAAATCGAACTAATTAAGAACTAGGTTATATAAGTTCTAGATCAACCCGTCATGTGTCACATGAcaaaaatcttaaaagaaaGTTCATCCTAGGCATTGAATTGGAACTGACTGGACCGGTGAACCAATGAACCGACACATTCAACGATTCAAGCTCCGGTTGGATTCTAATAGCACTATCCATGAGTTTCTCTGAGCAAAATTATCAGTctgaaaaatttaaacaaaccCTCCCTCGGAAAAGAAAACCTTTTGAGAGTCTGATATATTAACAggaattaagtaaaaaattactATCAAATCAATCTCTTCGTATAAATAAATTTGTCACATATCATCAATcttaaacaattaaactattagATGACTGAAAAAAGCagctcattttaaaaaagattgccCTTGCCCCTTTCTCGACGTGTGACCAAGTAACTTGGTAGCTTAGTATTCGTTCAGTCAATAACAGCCTCAATTTACAGAAAAAATGGTCGAATCTCTCTCCAGAAAATCAACTGTATAGTATATACAACCATAGACGTCTTCACACATATTAGGAAGAACATCATATATCAGTactgatgtaaaaaaaatcGTGTGACCCTGTACAAATTAAGTATTGTTGTAGCTTCTACTTCAAATGTTCAATGCTAGATGCTGTGATTTCCTCGATCACTAATGCTCTTGCTCGATTAATCGTTAGCAGGCAGAGATACAAATGCTCTTCAAGCTCCTCTAACAGCTTCCTAAACCCAATATCACTCTTCTTCAGCTCCTTTATCGCTTGTAAAGAATACTTATCCTCTATTCTCTCCAAACAGAACTGTATCATTGCCTTGTCGTGCTCAACTTCATCGTGAAGCCTAGATACAAGGCTGCTTATTGTGTCAAAATCCCTATTCAATAAGTAAGTTCCCTTGGCTGCCACATCAAGTTGCTGCCCAACTTTCCTCAGGAATCCACTTCTCAGAAACTTGAAACTCGTGAGCTGTTTCTTGAAGTGCTTTATTGGGAGGCTGAAAATGGCTGGGCCCATAACCAGTGCAGTAAGAGTATGTGCTGCTAGAACAATAGTCGTGATTGCAATTAAGCTACAAGCTGCAGCTATGCAAATTCCTGTAGCCTTATGGATACATGCAATGAGCTTCATCTTCCTAGCCACCTTGTTTCTTTTGGATTTTAGGCGGTTTAAAACCAATAAGTACCTGTCGTTAATTAACTTGAAGTCATGCTTGTTAGGGGTTGAAAACGGATTGCTTTGGATAATGAATGAGTTCAGCTCCGAGACAATCAATTTCACTTTCTCAGGCGAGCAATCGTCGATACTATTTAGCACTCTTTGAATGAACACGTAACTAGATTGGAtttggtttatgttttttagCAGTTGGCTGCATATATTTGAAGCCTCAGCACTGACGTCAAAGTAATTGAGCATAAGCCCTTTGAGTTCAGGTACTTTTGAAAGAAGAGCTGATTCGAGAATTACAGGTATAGATTCTTGACCTGGTTCCAGGAGAATTTCAGAAAATTTGCGATGGCAGTGAGTTGGAAAAGATGGCCCGTTTACAAGTGATTGAGCCTTGGTGAAAAAATCAGCAAAGGATTG
Protein-coding sequences here:
- the LOC133690697 gene encoding UPF0496 protein At1g20180-like → MMWAKFRASKNRKDGKEFSDACKSLNVNEEYLSALRTQSFADFFTKAQSLVNGPSFPTHCHRKFSEILLEPGQESIPVILESALLSKVPELKGLMLNYFDVSAEASNICSQLLKNINQIQSSYVFIQRVLNSIDDCSPEKVKLIVSELNSFIIQSNPFSTPNKHDFKLINDRYLLVLNRLKSKRNKVARKMKLIACIHKATGICIAAACSLIAITTIVLAAHTLTALVMGPAIFSLPIKHFKKQLTSFKFLRSGFLRKVGQQLDVAAKGTYLLNRDFDTISSLVSRLHDEVEHDKAMIQFCLERIEDKYSLQAIKELKKSDIGFRKLLEELEEHLYLCLLTINRARALVIEEITASSIEHLK